A region from the Diorhabda sublineata isolate icDioSubl1.1 chromosome X, icDioSubl1.1, whole genome shotgun sequence genome encodes:
- the LOC130451745 gene encoding TAF5-like RNA polymerase II p300/CBP-associated factor-associated factor 65 kDa subunit 5L yields the protein MKHVKYIFYFILIQIMEDAKRKNNKGKRKKREVKSVVSSYLHQRNYCNLQTFLITKKQQITQALVETAVGRPNSILYRCDPLVIEQNFTKFLFWLREQTNFKNHEHDVERMVAPLFCHIYMEILRYEHSDRAASFFKSHFQLLNENNCDRTIRELFFANGEVRKDISKYKEKFRSNRMVVQVDSEFLKKLKKFVLENCHIMFVQVLQTYFDFEMNDFIRKENDKVIHRQSFNNDQKYENIINVRRDLKNEPTPVFTVHINNNKHNIPCGLLRRQCGLVILAENNALRLMPLHPMDSILGLNVSGHLKFMHHSKYIYSVDISSNNKVLVSGSADGTLCIYDLVNLRLVKRCTGHLGSIYCVKISSNCLYVATGSSDGTGRLWHVKNGRLIRTFCGHIQAVTSLEFHPNCLYIATGSADRNIRLWCVNKANTLRLLHASKGTIYNLAFSPCGKLIASASDDKSVRIWDILNSKVIIEFRCKDSSLFKVIWKFDGSEICVGSLDGTIRVWSVTRTHNGENKYADPIVTRSLNAKLLSIDYAFGTFGILTV from the coding sequence ATGAAACATGTTAAgtatatattttactttattttaatacaaataatggAAGATGCAAaacgtaaaaataataaaggaaaacGAAAAAAACGAGAAGTGAAAAGTGTAGTGTCTTCGTACCTTCATCAACGAAACTACTGTAACTTACAAACATTCCTAATAACAAAGAAGCAACAAATAACACAAGCGTTGGTTGAAACTGCTGTAGGAAGACCTAATTCAATACTTTACCGCTGTGATCCTTTAGTAATCGAACAgaattttacaaagtttttattttggttgagagagcaaacaaatttcaaaaaccaTGAACATGATGTTGAACGTATGGTTGCGCCGTTATTTTGTCACATTTATATGGAAATTCTTCGTTATGAACATAGTGATAGAGCAgcatcattttttaaatctcattttcaactattaaatgaaaataattgtgatAGAACTATTAGAGAATTATTTTTTGCTAATGGTGAAGTTAGAAAGGACATATCTAAATACAAGGAAAAATTTAGAAGCAATAGAATGGTTGTCCAAGTGGATTCcgagtttttaaaaaaattgaaaaagtttgtgCTTGAAAATTGTCATATTATGTTTGTTCAAGTGCTGCAAacgtattttgattttgaaatgaatGATTTTATTAGGAAAGAGAATGATAAAGTTATTCATAGGCAGTCGTTTAACAAtgaccaaaaatatgaaaatattataaatgtgagaAGAGATTTGAAAAATGAACCGACCCCAGTTTTCACAGTTCATATTAATAACAACAAACATAATATACCATGTGGCTTATTAAGACGGCAGTGTGGATTAGTTATACTTGCAGAAAATAATGCTTTACGTCTGATGCCTTTGCACCCTATGGATTCGATACTAGGTTTAAATGTTAGTggtcatttaaaatttatgcATCATTCTAAATACATTTACAGTGTAGACATATCATCCAACAATAAAGTGTTAGTATCAGGATCTGCAGATGGGACATTGTGTATATATGATTTAGTTAATTTAAGATTAGTGAAAAGATGCACAGGTCACTTAGGATCAATTTATTGTGTTAAAATTAGCAGCAATTGTCTCTATGTAGCAACGGGTAGTTCAGATGGGACAGGAAGACTTTGGCATGTTAAAAATGGAAGGTTGATAAGAACTTTTTGTGGTCACATTCAGGCTGTGACATCTTTAGAATTTCATCCAAACTGTTTATACATAGCTACAGGATCGGCAGATAGGAACATCAGATTATGGTGTGTAAACAAAGCTAATACTTTAAGATTATTACATGCTAGCAAAGGTACTATTTATAATTTAGCATTTAGTCCATGTGGCAAACTAATAGCTAGTGCAAGCGATGATAAAAGTGTTAGGATATGGGATATATTGAATTCTAaggtaattattgaatttaggTGTAAAGATTCTTCTCTTTTCAAAgtaatttggaaatttgatgGTAGTGAAATTTGTGTTGGAAGTTTAGATGGCACAATTAGAGTTTGGAGTGTAACTAGGACACATAATGGTGAAAACAAATATGCAGATCCTATTGTTACACGTTCACTTAATGCAAAATTATTGAGTATAGATTATGCATTTGGTACCTTTGGAATTTTAACAGTATGA
- the LOC130451746 gene encoding TAF5-like RNA polymerase II p300/CBP-associated factor-associated factor 65 kDa subunit 5L, with amino-acid sequence MKHVTCVFYFILTQIMDDAKRKNNKGKRKKREVKNVVSSYLQKRNYCNLQTFSITKKQQLSQSLVETAVGRSNSILYRCDPLVIEQNFTKFLIWLKDQTKHHNNNDIERIVAPLFCHVYMEILRYEHSDRATTFFKSNIPLINESKCDNIIKQLFFPNGDVRKDISTFKEKFRSNRIVLRLNLEFLKKLRKFVLENCHIVFLQVLQTYFDFQINDFVRKENDIITPSYEFPTEAKYQKFSNARKELQNERALIYTVKINNDKYDVPCGLLKRQCGLVILAEHNALRLMPLHALDTILSVKINSQLKFMHHSDYIYSVDISSDNKVLVTGSADRTLCIYNLESMALVKKCTGHLGSIYCVKIGCNGKYVATGCADGTARLWHLKTGKVLRIFCGHNQAVTCVVFHPNCLYMATGSADKNIRLWCINKAMSLRLLHASKGTIYDIAFSPCGKLIASACDDGILIWDILNSKVIIEFRCKDSTLLKIIWKTDGSEICAGSVDGIIRIWNINRTQDNCENNKYIDPIVTLSLNAKILSIEYAFGTYGLLTV; translated from the coding sequence ATGAAACATGTTACgtgtgtattttattttattttgacacaAATAATGGATGATGCCAaacgtaaaaataataaaggaaaacGGAAAAAACGAGAAGTGAAAAATGTAGTGTCTTCTTACCTTCAAAAGAGAAATTACTGTAatttacaaacattttcaattacaaaGAAACAACAACTGTCTCAATCTTTAGTAGAAACTGCTGTTGGACGATCTAATTCCATTCTTTATCGCTGTGATCCTTTAgtaatagaacaaaattttacaaaatttttaatttggttaAAGGACCAAACAAAACaccataataataatgatattgaaCGTATTGTTGCTCCACTGTTTTGCCATGTTTATATGGAGATTCTACGTTATGAGCATAGTGATAGAgctacaacattttttaaatctaatattccattaataaatgaaagtaagtgtgataatataataaaacaactaTTTTTTCCGAATGGTGATGTAAGGAAAGATATATCTACATTTAAAGAGAAATTTAGAAGCAATAGAATCGTATTACGATTGAATCttgaatttttaaagaaattaaggAAGTTTGTGCTTGAAAACTGTCATATCGTATTTCTACAAGTACTACAAACATACtttgattttcaaataaatgattttgttagaaaagaaaatgataTTATCACACCTTCTTATGAGTTTCCCACAGAAGCCAAATATCAAAAGTTTTCAAATGCTAGAAAGGAATTGCAAAATGAACGAGCATTAATTTATACTgtgaaaataaacaatgatAAATATGATGTACCTTGTGGATTATTGAAAAGACAGTGTGGACTAGTCATTCTTGCAGAACATAACGCTTTACGTTTGATGCCCTTACATGCTTTAGACACAATCCTAAGTGTGAAAATTAATAGTCAGTTAAAGTTTATGCATCATTCTGATTATATTTATAGTGTAGACATATCTTCAGATAACAAAGTATTAGTAACAGGATCTGCTGATAGGACTTTATGTATTTACAATTTAGAGTCTATGGCATTAGTAAAAAAGTGTACAGGACACCTGGGCTCAATTTATTGTGTAAAAATTGGTTGCAATGGAAAATATGTTGCAACAGGTTGTGCAGATGGAACTGCTAGGCTATGGCATCTAAAAACCGGAAAAGTGTTAAGAATATTCTGTGGCCATAATCAGGCTGTAACATGTGTAGTGTTTCATCCAAATTGCCTATATATGGCTACAGGATCAGCAGATAAGAACATAAGGTTGTGGTGTATAAATAAAGCTATGAGTTTGAGACTCCTCCATGCAAGTAAAGGAACTATATATGATATAGCATTTAGTCCATGTGGGAAATTAATTGCCAGTGCATGTGATGATGGTATTTTGATATGGGACATATTGAATTCTAAAGTGATTATAGAATTCAGATGTAAAGACTCTACactcttaaaaattatttggaaaactgATGGTAGTGAAATTTGTGCCGGGAGTGTAGATGGCATAATCAGAATATGGAATATAAATAGAACTCAAGataattgtgaaaataacaaatatatagatCCTATAGTTACTCTTTCCCTTAATGCAAAAATATTGAGTATTGAGTATGCTTTTGGGACTTATGGGCTTTTGACAGTATga